In one window of Nocardioides panacisoli DNA:
- a CDS encoding TetR/AcrR family transcriptional regulator, with amino-acid sequence MTTPRQRAREQTMRDIVRIGRAQLADHGAAALSLRAVARELGVVSSAVYRYVADRDALLTLLVVDGYDELGDAVDAALEGEPGGHRDRFLALGRAVREWALAEPATYALLFGSPVPGYAAPAERTVAPGTRVPAAMLGIAADAHAAGELALPSEPDEDPGGALSTGLHGIREQFGFELPDAALRRGVLVWASLFGCVSFELFGQYGPDAFGDPATLFERHLARLAEGMGLA; translated from the coding sequence ATGACGACCCCGCGACAGCGCGCCCGCGAGCAGACCATGCGCGACATCGTCCGGATCGGGCGCGCCCAGCTCGCCGACCACGGCGCCGCCGCCCTGTCGCTTCGGGCGGTCGCCCGCGAGCTCGGCGTCGTCTCCTCGGCGGTCTACCGCTACGTCGCGGACCGTGACGCGCTGCTCACGCTGCTGGTGGTCGACGGGTACGACGAGCTCGGCGACGCGGTCGACGCGGCGCTCGAGGGCGAGCCCGGCGGGCACCGCGACCGGTTCCTCGCCCTCGGGCGTGCCGTGAGGGAGTGGGCGCTGGCCGAGCCCGCGACGTACGCGCTGCTCTTCGGCTCGCCCGTGCCGGGCTACGCCGCGCCGGCCGAGCGGACCGTCGCCCCGGGCACCCGGGTGCCCGCCGCGATGCTCGGCATCGCCGCCGACGCCCATGCTGCGGGGGAGTTGGCGCTACCGTCGGAGCCGGACGAGGACCCCGGCGGCGCGCTCAGTACCGGGCTCCACGGGATCCGTGAGCAGTTCGGGTTCGAGCTCCCCGACGCAGCACTCCGTCGTGGCGTCCTGGTGTGGGCGTCGCTGTTCGGCTGCGTCAGCTTCGAGCTCTTCGGCCAGTACGGTCCCGACGCCTTCGGCGACCCCGCCA
- a CDS encoding NAD-dependent epimerase/dehydratase family protein, producing the protein MTPIHVVTGAGPVGSTVATQLAEQHHRVRLLTRSGNGPEHPLIERRRLDVSRPDALDEAFDGAVAVHHCIHASRYDAAAWRAELPATEQGVLAAAGRAGAVAVFPESLYAYGEVDGPITEDLPRTATRGKQGVRAALLRAREASTTPTVSVAASDFFGPRVITAHAGERMVPTLLAGKRLWVIGSQDQPHSFTYVPDLAAAMIRAAATPDLWDSFLHAPTGPPVTQRELVEAFAAAAGAPSPRASAAPGWLVRALGSVHRDTREVAELAHQFTGPWVLDSSRSERRLGLQPTPFADAVRATVAWWRDREPTAA; encoded by the coding sequence ATGACCCCGATCCACGTCGTCACCGGCGCCGGCCCCGTCGGCAGCACCGTCGCGACCCAGTTGGCCGAGCAGCACCACCGGGTGCGACTGCTGACCCGCTCCGGCAACGGCCCCGAGCATCCCCTGATCGAGCGACGCCGCCTCGACGTGTCCCGACCCGACGCGCTCGACGAGGCGTTCGACGGCGCCGTCGCCGTGCACCACTGCATCCACGCCTCGCGCTACGACGCCGCGGCCTGGCGCGCCGAACTGCCCGCCACCGAGCAGGGCGTGCTGGCCGCGGCGGGGCGCGCCGGTGCCGTGGCCGTGTTCCCCGAGAGCCTCTACGCCTACGGCGAGGTGGACGGGCCGATCACCGAGGACCTCCCCCGCACCGCGACCCGCGGCAAGCAGGGAGTGCGTGCCGCGCTGCTCCGCGCACGGGAGGCCTCGACGACACCGACCGTCAGCGTGGCGGCCTCGGACTTCTTCGGCCCACGGGTCATCACCGCCCACGCCGGTGAGCGCATGGTCCCGACACTGCTCGCCGGCAAGCGGCTGTGGGTGATCGGCAGCCAGGACCAGCCGCACTCCTTCACCTACGTGCCCGACCTCGCCGCCGCGATGATCCGTGCCGCCGCCACGCCGGACCTGTGGGACTCCTTCCTGCACGCCCCAACCGGGCCCCCGGTCACCCAGCGGGAGCTGGTCGAGGCGTTCGCGGCTGCCGCGGGTGCGCCGAGCCCTCGCGCCAGCGCCGCCCCCGGTTGGTTGGTGCGCGCCCTGGGGTCGGTGCACCGCGACACCCGCGAGGTGGCCGAACTCGCCCACCAGTTCACCGGACCGTGGGTGCTGGACTCCTCCCGGAGCGAGCGGCGCCTCGGCCTGCAGCCCACGCCGTTCGCGGACGCCGTCCGCGCGACCGTCGCGTGGTGGCGTGACCGGGAGCCCACCGCTGCCTGA